From a region of the Arachis ipaensis cultivar K30076 chromosome B09, Araip1.1, whole genome shotgun sequence genome:
- the LOC107619570 gene encoding putative bark agglutinin LECRPA3 — protein MAISYSSHPNPKPFYVVLAICLLFLANNNKVNAAKVISFNFTKFSTSNPSITLQGSSEILGNGVLALTNRENPVSNTGRVLYATPVTIWDEATGNIASFVTSFSFVVEDAEGDYNSADGIIFFLAPQDTEIPNNSSGGFLGVVDGSNAFNQFVGVEFDTYTNEWDPDSAHVGIDVNSLISLKTVKWNRVSGSLVRVSIIYDSLSKTLSVSVTNKNGRITTVSQVVDLKAVLPEKVRVGLSATTTSGGVEAHDIYSWSFTSNLETTTSSRMNNIVSYA, from the coding sequence ATGGCTATCTCTTACTCAAGTCATCCAAACCCAAAACCATTTTATGTTGTTTTAGCGATTTGCCTTCTTTTCCTTGCAAACAATAACAAGGTGAACGCAGCAAAAGTAATTTCCTTCAACTTCACCAAGTTCTCCACTAGCAACCCTAGCATAACTCTCCAAGGCAGTTCCGAGATTCTAGGAAACGGGGTTTTGGCTTTAACAAATCGTGAAAACCCCGTTTCAAACACCGGTCGTGTTTTGTATGCTACGCCGGTGACTATTTGGGACGAAGCCACTGGCAACATTGCTAGCTTTGTCACTTCTTTTTCCTTTGTCGTTGAAGATGCCGAAGGTGATTACAACTCGGCTGATGGGATCATCTTTTTTCTTGCGCCGCAAGACACCGAGATTCCCAACAACTCGAGTGGTGGATTTCTCGGTGTCGTTGATGGCAGCAACGCTTTTAACCAATTTGTTGGTGTAGAGTTTGACACTTACACCAACGAATGGGATCCAGATTCTGCTCATGTTGGAATTGATGTCAACTCTTTGATTTCGTTGAAGACTGTTAAATGGAATCGCGTAAGTGGCTCGTTAGTTAGAGTGAGCATAATATATGATTCTTTGTCTAAGACCTTGAGTGTTTCCGTTACTAACAAAAACGGTAGGATTACTACCGTTTCCCAAGTGGTTGATTTGAAAGCTGTGCTGCCGGAAAAGGTAAGGGTTGGGTTATCCGCCACCACAACAAGCGGTGGCGTAGAGGCGCATGATATTTACTCATGGTCTTTCACTTCCAATTTGGAGACAACTACAAGCAGCAGAATGAATAATATTGTAAGCTACGCATGA